From a region of the Georgenia yuyongxinii genome:
- a CDS encoding lactate utilization protein B, whose protein sequence is MSATFLGMPAVRPLPSQHPENPLRWGATFPDAARETLGNPQMRANLGHATRTIREKRLRVTAELPDWEALRDAGAAIKAEAMARLPELLVELEEQVTARGGVVHWARDAAEANRVVTDLVRTTGETEVVKVKSMATQEIGLNEHLAAHGITATETDLAELIVQLAGDMPSHILVPAIHRNRAEIRQIFAEHMDDAPSDLTDDPRALAMAARAHLRAKFLTAKVAVSGANLAVAETGTVAVFESEGNGRMCLTLPDTLITVMGIEKVLPRFQDIEVFAQLLPRSSTGERMNPYTTMWSGITPGDGPQQFHLVLLDNGRTKALADDVGRQALHCIRCSACLNVCPVYEHAGGHAYGSVYPGPIGAILTPLLRGTGTAPGPLDLHDPTASLPFASSLCGACFEACPVKIDIPTVLVHLRNRVNEAQQRRALPTGWQAAMGATSALMASGRRFGPAAATARAGRLLAGDGRIGHLPFPGSLWTDSRDLPAPPHETFRSWWASHEKARKPRGDGGGENGGRGAGES, encoded by the coding sequence ATGAGCGCCACCTTCCTGGGTATGCCGGCGGTGCGGCCGCTTCCGTCCCAGCACCCGGAGAACCCGCTGCGGTGGGGGGCGACGTTCCCCGACGCCGCCCGCGAGACGCTGGGAAACCCGCAGATGCGGGCCAACCTCGGCCACGCCACCCGGACTATCCGGGAGAAGCGGCTGCGAGTGACGGCGGAGCTGCCCGACTGGGAGGCGCTGCGCGACGCCGGCGCGGCCATCAAGGCCGAGGCGATGGCGCGCCTGCCCGAGCTGCTGGTCGAGCTCGAGGAGCAGGTGACCGCGCGGGGCGGGGTGGTGCACTGGGCCCGCGACGCCGCCGAGGCGAACCGGGTCGTCACCGACCTGGTGAGGACGACCGGCGAGACGGAGGTGGTCAAGGTCAAGTCGATGGCCACGCAGGAGATCGGCCTGAACGAGCACCTTGCAGCGCACGGGATCACGGCCACCGAGACCGACCTCGCCGAGCTGATCGTCCAGCTCGCCGGGGACATGCCGTCCCACATCCTCGTCCCGGCAATCCACCGCAACCGCGCGGAGATCCGGCAGATCTTCGCCGAGCACATGGACGACGCGCCGTCGGACCTGACGGACGACCCGCGAGCGTTGGCGATGGCCGCGCGGGCGCACCTGCGGGCAAAGTTCCTCACCGCCAAGGTCGCGGTCTCCGGGGCCAACCTCGCGGTGGCCGAGACCGGCACCGTGGCGGTGTTCGAGTCGGAGGGCAACGGGCGGATGTGCCTCACCCTTCCCGACACCCTCATCACCGTCATGGGCATCGAGAAGGTGCTGCCCCGGTTCCAGGACATCGAGGTCTTCGCCCAGCTGCTGCCGCGCTCGTCCACCGGGGAGCGGATGAACCCGTACACGACCATGTGGTCGGGGATCACCCCCGGGGACGGGCCGCAGCAATTCCACCTGGTGCTCCTGGACAACGGCCGCACCAAGGCGCTCGCCGACGACGTCGGCCGGCAGGCCCTCCACTGCATCCGCTGTTCGGCCTGCCTGAACGTCTGCCCGGTCTACGAGCACGCCGGCGGGCACGCCTACGGGTCGGTCTACCCCGGTCCCATCGGGGCGATCCTCACCCCGCTGCTGCGCGGGACCGGCACCGCACCCGGGCCGCTGGATCTCCATGACCCGACGGCGTCGCTGCCGTTCGCGTCCTCGCTGTGCGGGGCGTGCTTCGAGGCTTGCCCGGTCAAGATCGACATCCCGACCGTGCTCGTCCACCTGCGCAACCGGGTCAACGAGGCTCAGCAGCGGCGGGCGCTGCCCACCGGCTGGCAGGCCGCGATGGGCGCCACCTCGGCCCTGATGGCCTCCGGACGCCGCTTCGGTCCGGCGGCCGCCACCGCCCGGGCCGGTCGGCTGCTCGCCGGGGACGGGCGGATCGGGCACCTGCCCTTCCCGGGCTCGCTGTGGACCGACAGCCGCGACCTGCCCGCCCCGCCGCACGAGACGTTCCGGTCCTGGTGGGCCTCGCACGAGAAGGCCCGCAAGCCCAGAGGGGACGGCGGCGGGGAGAACGGGGGACGTGGCGCGGGGGAGTCATGA
- a CDS encoding DDE-type integrase/transposase/recombinase, with translation MSTASTGSSGPARSAPRCRQGQKRAGDKLNRDFTAPAPNLAWVADFTYVRTWAGFVYVTFAVDLFSQAIVGWHAMTTKHTDLVLTAVTTATWRRDRDGHPINAGLIHHSDAGSLLRFNGSMQHRLDRLIVGARP, from the coding sequence GTGAGCACGGCAAGCACGGGGTCATCCGGTCCGGCAAGGTCCGCACCACGGTGCCGGCAAGGACAGAAGCGGGCCGGGGACAAGCTCAACCGGGACTTCACCGCCCCGGCCCCGAACCTGGCCTGGGTGGCCGACTTCACCTACGTGCGCACCTGGGCGGGGTTTGTCTACGTCACCTTCGCCGTGGATCTCTTCTCCCAGGCGATCGTGGGTTGGCACGCAATGACGACCAAGCACACCGACCTGGTCCTCACGGCCGTGACGACGGCCACCTGGCGCCGCGACCGCGACGGCCACCCCATCAACGCCGGGCTGATCCACCACTCCGATGCCGGCTCGCTGCTGAGGTTCAACGGGTCGATGCAACACCGGCTTGACCGCCTGATCGTAGGTGCTCGTCCATGA
- a CDS encoding DUF2306 domain-containing protein, giving the protein MPTGLVLLSLIPILGGAVRLTELAGGAEVTPQNERFFDSPLPLSFHILSVTVYSLLGAFQFVPSLRGRGWHRVAGRVLVPAGLVAALSGLWMAVLYNHPAHSGVIMLVPRLIIGSSMVLSIALGVFYVVRRRDLVRHSAWMTRAYAIGAAAGTEALIIIGPEILARPPNTTFQAAITVAAWIINVAVAEHVIHRRGHVRSRSGPEQPATCSVESSTASFEPNDNDVKGARAVDPLDAL; this is encoded by the coding sequence GTGCCCACCGGGCTGGTACTGCTCAGCCTCATCCCGATACTGGGCGGGGCTGTGCGTCTCACCGAGCTGGCGGGCGGTGCGGAGGTCACACCGCAGAACGAGCGGTTCTTCGATTCCCCTCTCCCGCTGTCCTTTCACATCCTCAGTGTCACCGTGTACTCGCTGCTCGGCGCGTTCCAGTTCGTCCCCTCGCTGCGTGGCCGGGGCTGGCACCGGGTCGCTGGACGCGTTCTCGTGCCCGCCGGGCTGGTCGCCGCGCTTTCCGGCCTATGGATGGCGGTCCTCTACAACCACCCGGCACATAGCGGTGTCATCATGCTTGTTCCGCGGCTGATCATCGGCTCATCAATGGTGCTGAGCATCGCCCTCGGTGTCTTCTACGTCGTCCGGCGTCGCGACCTCGTCCGACACAGTGCGTGGATGACCCGTGCCTACGCAATTGGCGCAGCCGCCGGCACCGAGGCTCTCATCATCATCGGACCCGAGATTCTTGCCAGACCGCCAAATACCACGTTCCAGGCGGCGATCACGGTAGCGGCGTGGATCATCAACGTCGCCGTGGCCGAGCACGTCATCCACCGCCGTGGTCACGTGCGTTCCCGCTCTGGACCGGAACAGCCGGCAACTTGTTCAGTGGAGTCGTCAACGGCTTCCTTCGAGCCCAACGATAACGACGTCAAGGGTGCGCGGGCCGTGGACCCCCTCGACGCGCTGTAG
- a CDS encoding LutC/YkgG family protein — translation MSDAREAVLARIRDALGRTPAAPLSPVPRAYRSRSDLAPGSVEAVDGLVDRLEDYRARVRRCTEADLAPTLAALLADAGSVVVPPALPAAWLAGLPGGATVRTDSPDAPLTNTELDGVGAVLTGARVAIAETGTIVLDGEPDQGRRVLTLVPDRHVCVVAAQQVVATVPEAIAILGAHPARPLTWIAGPSATSDIELQRVEGVHGPRTLDVVIVGLEGSR, via the coding sequence ATGAGCGACGCCCGCGAGGCCGTCCTGGCCCGCATCCGCGACGCCCTCGGCCGCACGCCGGCCGCCCCGCTGTCGCCCGTGCCGCGCGCGTACCGCTCAAGGTCGGACCTCGCCCCCGGCTCTGTGGAGGCGGTGGACGGGCTCGTTGACCGGCTCGAGGACTACCGCGCCCGGGTGCGCCGGTGCACGGAGGCCGACCTCGCGCCCACCCTCGCCGCCCTGCTCGCCGACGCCGGGTCCGTCGTCGTCCCACCTGCCCTGCCCGCGGCCTGGCTCGCCGGGCTCCCGGGCGGCGCCACGGTGCGCACCGACAGCCCGGACGCCCCGCTGACCAACACCGAGCTCGACGGCGTCGGCGCCGTGCTCACCGGAGCTCGGGTGGCGATCGCCGAGACCGGCACGATCGTCCTCGACGGCGAGCCGGACCAGGGGCGCCGCGTCCTCACGCTGGTGCCGGACCGGCACGTGTGCGTTGTCGCGGCCCAGCAGGTTGTGGCCACCGTGCCCGAGGCGATCGCAATCCTTGGCGCCCACCCCGCCCGACCGCTGACCTGGATCGCGGGCCCCTCTGCCACCAGCGACATCGAGCTACAGCGCGTCGAGGGGGTCCACGGCCCGCGCACCCTTGACGTCGTTATCGTTGGGCTCGAAGGAAGCCGTTGA
- a CDS encoding ATP-binding protein produces the protein MATPSEPVGNLPAETSSFVGRRRELGEAKKKFQAARLVSLVGPGGVGKTRLAVRLAGQLSRNFPDGVWFVELAEVRDRTSVASAALAALDLREHGTGDPLATLCAHVKGKRLLLVLDNCEHLTEPAAQLASKVLKAGPEVRIVATSREPLGLVEEHVVALPPLDLPSLETANLGLVRLNEAVQLFEERAAAASGDFALTDDNLPSVVELCRRLDGIPLAIELAAVRTRALTPDQICGRLGYRFSLLTGGSPAALPRHQTLQAAIEWSYALLDEQEARLLRRLSAFAGRFQIDDVEAVCLDPDSASAATDLLSSLVDKSLVVRDLAAPSPCYRLHESMREFSHLRLVDAGERDLMQNRLADHFSRRCGQLATEGRRRLLPWLSWMELEAENVRAVLDRLTLAGDPAAVHLTVSLTYFWITRATSEGARRLDRLLDGRDGEIPPVAHFARGFLAVLQNDPAVATRSLSEGIATARGEGPPALLARLLAMASIASTMSADPGAARRQLDEARAIAAGIDEVGATLMVHQASALNGVLDGDPSTVMASARPGAALSRELGDQYSLVMMLMNLGIGALQLGRTPDAEHHFLEALAIARDLDDRVAQCYLLGGLGCCAARRREPQLAARLFGAMETLREEAGATLNAGIRRALTPAMATASAALGPARFAAETTVGRSLGRAAAVQLALREQAHPPAPSAATGAAPLGRRELEVARLVAEGCTNKEIGARLFLSERTVESHVRNSLNKLGFSKRAQIAAWAAAHSS, from the coding sequence ATGGCGACGCCGAGCGAGCCGGTGGGAAACCTACCGGCGGAGACCAGCAGTTTTGTCGGGCGCCGACGGGAGCTGGGTGAGGCCAAGAAGAAGTTTCAGGCTGCTCGCCTGGTCTCTCTGGTGGGTCCAGGGGGCGTGGGCAAGACTCGCTTGGCCGTTCGGCTCGCCGGGCAGCTGAGCCGGAACTTTCCGGACGGGGTCTGGTTCGTTGAGCTCGCTGAGGTCCGTGACCGCACGTCTGTCGCCAGCGCGGCACTTGCCGCCCTGGACCTGCGCGAGCATGGCACCGGTGACCCGCTCGCGACCTTGTGCGCGCATGTCAAGGGCAAGCGGCTCTTGCTCGTGCTCGACAACTGCGAGCACCTGACCGAGCCAGCTGCGCAGCTGGCCAGCAAGGTGCTCAAGGCCGGGCCCGAGGTGCGCATCGTGGCCACCAGCCGAGAGCCGTTGGGTCTGGTCGAGGAGCATGTCGTTGCGCTGCCGCCCCTGGACCTGCCGTCCCTCGAGACCGCGAACCTCGGACTAGTCCGTCTGAACGAAGCCGTCCAGCTCTTCGAGGAACGTGCCGCCGCGGCCTCGGGCGACTTCGCGCTCACGGATGACAACCTGCCGTCGGTCGTCGAGCTCTGCCGCCGGCTGGACGGGATTCCCCTGGCCATCGAGCTGGCAGCGGTCAGGACCCGGGCCCTGACACCCGATCAGATCTGTGGGCGGCTCGGGTACCGGTTCTCGCTGCTCACCGGCGGCTCCCCCGCAGCCCTCCCGAGGCACCAGACGCTCCAGGCGGCGATCGAGTGGAGCTACGCGCTGCTCGACGAGCAGGAAGCCCGGCTGCTGCGGCGGCTCAGCGCCTTCGCCGGACGGTTCCAGATCGACGACGTCGAGGCGGTCTGCCTCGACCCCGACTCCGCGTCTGCGGCCACCGACCTGCTGTCCTCGCTCGTGGACAAGTCGCTCGTCGTCCGCGACCTCGCCGCGCCCAGCCCCTGCTACCGCCTCCACGAGTCCATGCGCGAGTTCAGCCACCTCCGCCTGGTCGACGCCGGCGAGAGGGACCTCATGCAGAACCGGCTCGCCGACCACTTCTCCCGCAGGTGCGGCCAGCTCGCCACCGAAGGCCGCCGCCGGCTCCTGCCATGGCTGTCCTGGATGGAGCTCGAGGCCGAGAACGTCCGCGCCGTTCTCGACCGGCTCACGCTTGCCGGCGACCCGGCCGCCGTGCACCTGACCGTCAGCCTGACCTACTTCTGGATCACGCGGGCGACCAGCGAAGGTGCGCGGCGTCTCGACCGTCTCCTCGACGGCAGGGACGGTGAGATCCCCCCGGTGGCGCACTTCGCCCGCGGCTTCCTGGCCGTGCTGCAGAACGACCCGGCGGTGGCCACCCGCAGCCTGTCCGAGGGAATCGCGACGGCCCGCGGGGAAGGGCCGCCCGCTCTCCTCGCGCGGCTGCTGGCGATGGCCTCCATCGCCTCGACCATGTCGGCAGACCCGGGCGCTGCCCGCCGTCAGCTCGACGAAGCCAGGGCCATTGCCGCAGGGATCGACGAGGTGGGCGCCACCCTGATGGTGCATCAAGCGTCCGCCCTGAACGGCGTCCTCGACGGTGACCCGTCGACGGTCATGGCCTCGGCCAGGCCAGGGGCCGCCCTGAGTCGCGAGCTCGGCGACCAGTACAGCCTGGTGATGATGCTGATGAACCTCGGCATCGGCGCCCTGCAGCTCGGCCGGACCCCCGACGCCGAGCACCACTTCCTGGAGGCACTCGCCATCGCCCGGGACCTCGACGACCGGGTGGCCCAGTGCTACCTCCTGGGCGGCCTGGGATGCTGCGCCGCACGGCGCCGCGAGCCGCAGCTGGCCGCCCGGCTCTTCGGCGCCATGGAGACGTTGCGCGAGGAAGCCGGGGCCACCCTGAACGCCGGGATCCGTCGCGCCCTGACGCCGGCCATGGCGACGGCGTCAGCGGCGCTCGGGCCGGCTCGGTTCGCTGCGGAAACGACCGTTGGGCGCTCGCTCGGGCGCGCCGCGGCGGTCCAGCTCGCCCTACGAGAGCAGGCTCACCCGCCCGCCCCGTCGGCTGCCACCGGTGCGGCGCCCCTGGGCCGACGTGAGCTGGAGGTGGCTCGCCTCGTCGCGGAAGGGTGCACCAACAAGGAGATCGGCGCCCGGCTCTTCCTCTCCGAACGCACGGTGGAGAGCCACGTGCGGAACTCGCTGAACAAGCTCGGCTTCAGCAAGCGGGCCCAGATAGCGGCCTGGGCGGCGGCCCACAGCAGCTGA
- a CDS encoding sulfite exporter TauE/SafE family protein: MTVPLLIAVLLGGLAQRATGMGLVLVSAPFIVVALGPASGVVVGNLLGLLASALVFVQTRQFVEWRMLWIMLPPALVGVALGTLLAEQLPTAWAQIGIGVLLLGAMLASALVARGRHIERGPGITAVAGAASGMMASLAGIGGPAMAVLRTLTRWEHVSFAATLQPFFIGASIVTVFARVGANPGAWPDLGWGWLAMVLAIVLGVALGDEVTRRLSARTIGMAINTVAALGAVWTMLDGLAAL, translated from the coding sequence ATGACCGTCCCCCTGCTGATCGCCGTTCTCCTCGGCGGCCTGGCGCAACGGGCCACCGGTATGGGGCTCGTGTTGGTCTCTGCACCGTTCATCGTCGTAGCCCTCGGGCCGGCGTCCGGTGTGGTGGTCGGCAACCTCCTCGGGCTCCTCGCCAGTGCGCTGGTGTTCGTGCAAACCCGCCAATTCGTGGAGTGGCGGATGCTGTGGATCATGCTGCCGCCCGCGTTGGTGGGCGTCGCCCTCGGCACCCTGCTCGCGGAGCAGCTGCCGACGGCTTGGGCGCAGATCGGCATCGGTGTGCTCTTGCTCGGGGCGATGCTGGCATCAGCACTGGTAGCGCGGGGGCGCCATATCGAGCGCGGGCCGGGGATCACAGCGGTGGCCGGCGCGGCGTCCGGGATGATGGCCTCGCTGGCCGGGATCGGTGGCCCTGCCATGGCGGTCCTGCGCACGCTGACCCGCTGGGAGCACGTGAGTTTCGCCGCCACCTTGCAGCCGTTCTTCATCGGTGCGTCCATCGTCACGGTGTTCGCCCGGGTGGGGGCCAACCCGGGGGCGTGGCCGGACCTGGGCTGGGGCTGGCTGGCGATGGTGCTTGCCATTGTGCTGGGTGTGGCGCTCGGTGATGAGGTGACCCGGCGACTGTCGGCCAGGACCATCGGGATGGCGATCAACACGGTGGCCGCGCTGGGAGCGGTGTGGACGATGCTGGACGGCCTCGCCGCCCTGTAG
- a CDS encoding ribulose-bisphosphate carboxylase large subunit family protein has protein sequence MTDRIRARYLIETPASPARAAAAMAGEQSTGTFIAVPGETPEIHRRHAARVEDVVELDEHDEPALPGSRGGSPFHRAEVELSWPLENVGTSLPNLLATVAGNLFELQQLSGIRLEALGLPAELSRAHPGPQFAIDGTRRIADVWERPIIGTIIKPSVGLTPEETGVLAGALSRAGLDFIKDDELMANSPHSPLEPRLAAVLAALDDAASETGRMPLYAVNVTGEIDEMLANVDRVAEMGGNCVMVSVNAVGIAGLRAVRQHSALPIHAHRNGWGALTRDPMLGYSYDVWQQLWRLAGADHLHVNGLRNKFWEPDDSVLASARAVLAPINGGPPVMPVFSSAQSAEQVADTYQALGSTDLMYICGGGILAHPDGVAAGVASIRQAWDAALGGVDLDEHASTHPELATALATFRNRHELS, from the coding sequence GTGACCGACCGCATCCGCGCCCGCTACCTCATCGAGACGCCCGCCTCGCCGGCACGCGCCGCAGCGGCCATGGCGGGCGAACAGTCGACCGGCACGTTCATCGCCGTCCCCGGCGAAACACCGGAGATCCATCGCCGGCATGCGGCCCGGGTCGAGGACGTCGTCGAGCTGGACGAGCACGACGAGCCCGCCCTGCCGGGTAGCCGCGGTGGCTCCCCATTTCACCGCGCCGAGGTCGAGCTGTCCTGGCCGCTGGAGAACGTCGGGACTTCCCTGCCCAACCTGCTCGCCACCGTGGCCGGGAACCTGTTCGAGCTTCAGCAGCTCTCCGGCATCCGCCTGGAGGCCCTGGGTCTGCCGGCAGAGCTCAGCCGGGCCCACCCGGGTCCGCAGTTCGCCATCGACGGCACCCGCCGGATCGCGGACGTGTGGGAGCGGCCGATCATCGGCACGATCATCAAGCCCAGTGTGGGGCTCACACCGGAGGAGACCGGTGTGCTCGCCGGTGCACTCTCCCGCGCGGGGCTCGACTTCATCAAGGATGACGAGCTCATGGCGAACTCGCCGCACTCGCCGCTCGAGCCCAGGCTGGCCGCCGTGCTCGCCGCGCTCGACGACGCAGCGTCGGAGACGGGTCGCATGCCTCTCTACGCGGTCAACGTCACCGGCGAGATCGACGAGATGCTCGCCAACGTCGACAGGGTCGCCGAGATGGGCGGCAACTGCGTCATGGTCAGCGTCAACGCGGTCGGGATCGCGGGGCTGCGGGCGGTCCGTCAGCACAGCGCCCTGCCGATCCACGCGCACCGCAATGGCTGGGGGGCCCTGACGCGGGACCCGATGCTCGGGTACTCCTACGACGTCTGGCAGCAGCTGTGGCGTCTCGCCGGGGCCGACCACCTCCACGTCAACGGTTTGCGGAACAAGTTCTGGGAGCCTGACGACTCCGTCCTTGCTTCTGCCAGGGCCGTGCTCGCTCCGATCAACGGCGGGCCGCCCGTGATGCCGGTCTTCTCCTCCGCGCAGAGCGCCGAGCAGGTCGCTGACACCTATCAGGCCTTGGGGTCCACCGACCTCATGTACATCTGCGGCGGCGGGATCCTGGCCCACCCCGACGGCGTGGCCGCTGGCGTCGCGAGCATTCGCCAGGCGTGGGATGCCGCTCTCGGTGGGGTCGACCTGGACGAGCACGCCAGCACCCACCCCGAGCTGGCGACGGCACTCGCCACGTTCCGGAACCGGCATGAACTTTCCTGA
- a CDS encoding NAD-dependent epimerase/dehydratase family protein, with protein MPSTHEKRVLVTGASGFIASWTQRLLVEQGHDVIGTSRYEHRPESRFVLGQFDPPLIQADSHHATVLRKVVRTHKPDVVIHLDAYVNPVALRQDPRRAIRQNFLQTVDVLDACRDYGVARVVFASSVAVLPAIRYQPIDAAHPLVTHTEGPSGGFYGAAKAASEVFGLTYADSFGLDFRVVRASAVFGFGMQWPIGIKPLVEGVVRGEEVTVAVHAPPRDYTPVQDAAAIFAAVAVEDDVADRVFYAATGRPLTDGHTLLDAMWAAFPQARLRVSDEPLDPTGIESRYRGVIDIEPVREQLRVRPTFSSLEDALVAYADHYRSFTSARSGPAERKLTEGARFGNSRSFSHLLNEPQM; from the coding sequence ATGCCATCCACGCACGAGAAGCGTGTGCTCGTCACGGGTGCTAGCGGGTTCATCGCCTCGTGGACCCAGCGCCTGTTGGTCGAACAGGGCCACGACGTCATCGGCACCAGCCGGTACGAGCATCGCCCGGAGTCGCGCTTTGTTCTCGGCCAGTTCGACCCGCCGCTCATCCAGGCCGACAGCCACCACGCGACCGTCCTCCGGAAGGTGGTGAGAACTCACAAGCCGGACGTGGTGATCCACCTCGACGCCTACGTCAACCCGGTCGCGCTCAGGCAAGATCCCCGGCGTGCTATCCGGCAGAACTTCCTGCAGACCGTCGATGTGCTCGACGCCTGCCGCGACTACGGCGTCGCTCGTGTCGTCTTCGCCTCGTCGGTGGCGGTGCTACCGGCAATCCGCTACCAGCCGATCGACGCCGCGCACCCTCTCGTGACGCACACCGAGGGCCCCTCCGGTGGCTTTTACGGGGCCGCGAAGGCGGCGTCGGAGGTATTTGGTCTCACCTACGCCGATTCCTTCGGTCTGGACTTCCGGGTGGTCCGCGCGAGCGCCGTCTTCGGCTTCGGCATGCAATGGCCGATCGGCATCAAACCGCTCGTCGAAGGCGTCGTGCGCGGCGAAGAGGTCACCGTTGCCGTCCACGCGCCACCCCGGGACTACACACCCGTCCAGGATGCCGCGGCGATCTTCGCTGCTGTCGCCGTCGAGGACGACGTTGCCGACCGCGTGTTCTACGCAGCGACGGGCCGGCCCCTGACCGACGGGCATACGTTGCTCGATGCCATGTGGGCGGCGTTTCCGCAAGCGCGCCTACGTGTGAGTGACGAGCCGCTCGATCCCACCGGGATCGAGAGTCGGTACCGCGGGGTCATCGACATCGAGCCCGTGCGGGAGCAGCTCCGGGTGCGGCCAACCTTCTCGAGCCTCGAGGACGCGCTGGTGGCGTACGCGGACCACTACCGCTCGTTCACCTCCGCCCGGAGCGGACCGGCGGAGCGGAAGCTGACTGAGGGGGCCAGGTTCGGGAACTCCAGGTCGTTCAGCCACCTGCTGAACGAGCCACAGATGTGA
- a CDS encoding (Fe-S)-binding protein: MRVALFATCLNDAMFPQAAAATVRLLERLGHEVAFPTGQACCGQMHVNTGYYAQALPVIRNHVETFAPVLDGEWDAIVAPSGSCVGSARHQQAMVAEREGDRVLARAASLVAERTYELSELVVDVLGVTDVGAWFPHRVTYHPTCHSLRLLKVGDRPLRLLRAVAGIDLAELPEAASCCGFGGTFSLKNAETSTAMVFEKVRNVVATGAEVLTAGDYSCLMNIAGALSRARTGVHVAHLAEILAATREEPWTPTVLPADRARQGPSGHEGPPECTAGTTAAVGDPAPENRPEGSQ; encoded by the coding sequence ATGCGCGTAGCACTGTTCGCGACCTGCCTGAACGATGCGATGTTCCCGCAGGCCGCGGCGGCGACCGTGCGGCTGCTTGAGCGGCTCGGCCACGAGGTTGCCTTCCCAACCGGCCAAGCCTGCTGCGGGCAGATGCATGTCAACACCGGCTACTACGCCCAGGCGCTGCCAGTGATCCGCAACCACGTCGAGACGTTCGCCCCGGTGCTGGACGGCGAGTGGGACGCCATCGTGGCGCCGTCCGGCTCCTGTGTGGGCTCGGCGCGCCACCAGCAGGCCATGGTCGCCGAGCGGGAGGGCGACCGAGTACTGGCCCGGGCCGCGTCGCTGGTGGCGGAGCGGACCTACGAGCTCTCCGAGCTGGTCGTCGATGTTCTCGGCGTCACCGACGTCGGTGCCTGGTTCCCCCACCGGGTCACCTACCACCCCACCTGCCACTCCCTGCGACTACTCAAGGTGGGCGACCGGCCGCTGCGCCTGCTGCGCGCCGTCGCCGGCATCGACCTCGCCGAGCTTCCCGAGGCGGCGTCGTGCTGTGGCTTCGGCGGCACGTTCTCGCTCAAGAACGCCGAGACGTCCACCGCGATGGTCTTCGAGAAGGTCCGCAACGTCGTCGCCACCGGCGCGGAAGTGCTGACTGCGGGCGACTACTCGTGCCTCATGAATATCGCCGGCGCCCTCTCCCGAGCGCGCACGGGCGTGCACGTCGCCCACCTGGCCGAGATCCTCGCCGCCACCCGCGAGGAGCCATGGACTCCGACCGTGCTGCCGGCAGACCGGGCCCGGCAGGGCCCGTCCGGTCACGAGGGCCCACCCGAATGCACGGCGGGAACGACGGCGGCGGTCGGCGACCCCGCGCCGGAGAACCGCCCGGAGGGATCCCAATGA
- a CDS encoding transposase, which yields MSTKRCPDDLKDRAVRMVLDHQSDYASQYAAIKAVAAKLDIGAESLRLWVRKSEVDTGKRPGVTSEEYARVKELEREVKELRRANEILKAAASFFAREPDPPRRWSAGSSTRTRTGSGSSRSAPC from the coding sequence GTGTCAACGAAGCGTTGCCCCGACGATTTGAAAGACCGCGCGGTCCGGATGGTGCTGGATCACCAGAGCGACTACGCCTCGCAGTACGCCGCGATCAAAGCGGTGGCAGCCAAACTCGACATCGGCGCCGAGAGCCTGCGCCTGTGGGTGCGAAAGAGTGAGGTTGATACCGGCAAGCGGCCGGGCGTGACCAGTGAGGAATACGCGCGCGTGAAGGAGCTCGAGCGCGAGGTCAAGGAACTGCGGCGAGCGAATGAGATCTTGAAGGCAGCAGCGTCTTTCTTCGCGCGGGAGCCCGACCCGCCACGCCGCTGGTCTGCCGGTTCATCGACGAGAACAAGGACCGGTTCGGGGTCGAGCCGGTCTGCACCGTGCTGA